In bacterium, the following proteins share a genomic window:
- a CDS encoding HEAT repeat domain-containing protein: MTYSMIANLAKYDDPRGWEVIREVSELGGRANEVRNAWLLRAERGDPEAREFLLASIDDEDLNHGARDEVFEGLRCFEDDEVRAVIERIASDETEDQSRRYYAWGVLAYWRDPRARNFWLECLAGEDTTRRIAAVTALSNYDNPEVWELIRHAAENDPDRQVVKEAQKQLDKREGE, from the coding sequence GTGACGTACTCGATGATTGCCAACCTGGCCAAGTACGACGACCCGCGGGGTTGGGAGGTCATCCGGGAGGTGTCGGAGCTCGGCGGTCGGGCGAACGAGGTCCGCAACGCCTGGCTGCTGCGCGCCGAGCGCGGGGACCCCGAGGCCCGGGAGTTTTTACTCGCCTCCATAGACGATGAGGATCTGAACCACGGCGCCAGGGATGAAGTCTTCGAGGGTCTGCGCTGCTTCGAGGACGACGAGGTCCGGGCGGTCATCGAGCGCATCGCCTCCGACGAGACCGAGGACCAGTCCCGGCGGTACTACGCCTGGGGGGTCCTGGCCTACTGGCGGGACCCCCGAGCACGGAACTTCTGGCTGGAATGCCTCGCCGGCGAAGATACCACCCGGCGGATTGCGGCGGTAACCGCGCTGTCGAACTACGACAATCCGGAGGTGTGGGAGCTCATCCGCCACGCGGCTGAGAATGACCCCGACCGGCAGGTGGTGAAGGAGGCCCAGAAGCAGTTGGA